A single region of the Erythrobacter sp. HL-111 genome encodes:
- the purU gene encoding formyltetrahydrofolate deformylase yields MGEPLILTLSCADQPGITALVTGFLYERGCNILDAQQFNDRPPSGAGDRFFMRIAFDPDGVAADRLKTEFSDFADAHAMEWKLARRDRPRRVIIMVSKFDHCLVDLLYRWRTGELPIDPVAIISNHPREVAIRSDIGEIPFHYLPVTPETKEEQEEALRALAEELQADLVVLARYMQIFSDAQARHFAGRCINIHHSFLPGFKGARPYTQAYERGVKIIGATAHFVTGDLDEGPIIHQDVERITHADSASDLVRKGRDIERRVLAEAVRLFVEERVLLNGNRTVVFRG; encoded by the coding sequence ATGGGCGAGCCGCTGATCCTGACCCTGTCCTGTGCCGACCAGCCCGGGATTACCGCGCTGGTGACGGGCTTTCTCTACGAGCGGGGATGCAACATCCTCGACGCGCAGCAGTTCAATGACCGGCCGCCCAGCGGGGCAGGGGACCGCTTCTTCATGCGGATCGCTTTCGACCCGGACGGGGTCGCGGCCGACCGGCTGAAGACCGAATTCTCAGACTTTGCCGACGCGCACGCGATGGAGTGGAAACTGGCCCGTCGGGATCGCCCGCGCAGGGTCATCATCATGGTCAGCAAGTTCGACCATTGCCTCGTGGACCTCCTCTATCGCTGGCGCACGGGGGAACTTCCGATCGACCCGGTCGCGATCATCTCCAATCACCCGCGCGAGGTCGCGATCCGCAGCGATATCGGGGAAATCCCGTTTCATTACCTGCCCGTCACGCCGGAAACCAAGGAGGAGCAGGAGGAGGCCCTGCGGGCCCTCGCCGAGGAATTGCAGGCCGATCTGGTGGTGCTCGCGCGCTACATGCAGATCTTTTCCGATGCGCAAGCGCGCCATTTCGCCGGACGCTGCATCAACATTCACCACAGTTTCCTGCCCGGCTTCAAGGGCGCGCGCCCCTACACCCAGGCTTACGAGCGTGGCGTCAAGATCATCGGCGCGACCGCGCATTTCGTGACCGGCGACCTCGATGAGGGACCGATCATCCACCAGGATGTCGAGCGCATAACCCATGCCGACAGCGCATCCGACCTCGTGCGCAAGGGCCGCGACATAGAGCGCCGCGTGCTGGCCGAGGCGGTGCGGCTGTTCGTCGAGGAGCGCGTGCTCCTTAACGGGAACCGCACCGTGGTCTTTCGCGGTTAG
- a CDS encoding UrcA family protein, whose product MFNRIITLALAAAIAGAATLPAAAQAAEPATAKVALADLDLTTKAGRDALDRRIDRAARKVCGGQPDLRNLGAFGAFRKCVDTARAGTEEQVRVALDAANARRVAMIADKLGVVSIF is encoded by the coding sequence ATGTTCAATCGCATCATCACCCTCGCCCTCGCCGCCGCGATTGCCGGTGCCGCGACCCTCCCCGCCGCCGCGCAGGCGGCCGAACCGGCGACCGCCAAGGTCGCGCTCGCCGATCTCGACCTCACCACCAAGGCCGGGCGCGACGCGCTCGACCGTCGGATCGACCGGGCCGCCCGCAAGGTCTGCGGCGGCCAGCCCGACCTGCGCAACCTCGGGGCCTTCGGCGCCTTCCGCAAATGCGTCGACACCGCCCGCGCCGGCACCGAAGAGCAGGTTCGCGTCGCGCTGGACGCGGCCAATGCCCGCCGCGTCGCGATGATCGCCGACAAGCTGGGCGTCGTCTCGATCTTCTGA
- a CDS encoding helix-turn-helix domain-containing protein, protein MPLKAHIEQASGDGPSTGRDGQRSQPRRAMRLETSGALPGGLEANVTIHNLSAAGLLLETDLSLAEGDTLAIDLPERGSVDAVIVWQSGRLFGCAFEETLPRAALAAAQLRGAGPESGGSQGEARPAAPLPLAHGEPFGMRLNRLRRERGLTLAEVAAVLGVSKPTVWAWEKGKAKPLPERLESIAAALGVSSEELADRAGRDAGAEVVQECRLRIASAFGTLPRNVRIMIELEPGP, encoded by the coding sequence ATGCCGCTCAAGGCCCATATCGAACAGGCTTCCGGCGATGGACCGTCCACGGGACGGGACGGCCAGCGCAGCCAGCCGCGGCGGGCGATGCGACTCGAAACCAGCGGGGCGCTGCCCGGCGGGCTCGAAGCGAACGTCACGATCCACAACCTCTCGGCCGCCGGCCTGCTGCTCGAAACCGACCTTTCCCTCGCCGAAGGCGACACGCTCGCGATCGACCTGCCCGAGCGCGGCAGCGTCGATGCGGTGATCGTGTGGCAGAGCGGCCGCCTGTTCGGCTGCGCCTTCGAGGAAACCCTGCCGCGCGCCGCCCTGGCCGCGGCGCAGCTGCGCGGGGCCGGTCCCGAAAGCGGGGGATCGCAAGGCGAGGCACGCCCCGCCGCCCCGCTCCCGCTCGCCCACGGGGAGCCGTTCGGGATGCGGCTCAACCGGCTGCGCCGTGAACGCGGCCTGACGCTCGCCGAGGTTGCGGCGGTGCTCGGCGTCAGCAAGCCGACCGTGTGGGCGTGGGAAAAGGGCAAGGCCAAACCGCTTCCCGAACGGCTCGAATCGATCGCCGCGGCGCTCGGCGTGTCGAGCGAGGAACTGGCCGACCGGGCCGGACGCGATGCCGGGGCCGAGGTCGTTCAGGAATGCCGCCTGCGTATTGCGTCCGCATTCGGGACCCTGCCGCGCAATGTTCGCATCATGATCGAGCTGGAGCCTGGCCCCTAG
- a CDS encoding sensor domain-containing diguanylate cyclase — protein sequence MIEKWSDTEGRSLHGLLEEAAGDIVLKLDSKGFIVHASASAADLGFDPAELLLMPHICELAARDHVGAVDEFAARILAGRAVGSSLEFPATLCGDADACRSSGRCAQGDHQRWYRLTLRPLHGEQGSIRGAIGLMRSVQHLRTLESELHARATTDPLTGLANRHAFASRLELFLRRQAEHSRDKPASRGGQAMLAVFAIDRMRAIFMQYGQDTLDEFLWGFAKFLETMVRPGDVLGQLDAERFGVIMPGTDPREARHWAEDVLNTFGALALPSSARMPHVAASAGLAAVEHSVDRTLRQAELGLVIARAAGGMQVGRALDHRRATIRAREPVDLAMSGALGMAANGR from the coding sequence ATGATAGAGAAGTGGAGCGACACGGAAGGTCGCAGCCTGCACGGCCTGCTCGAAGAGGCTGCGGGCGATATCGTCCTGAAACTCGATTCCAAGGGATTCATCGTTCACGCCTCGGCCAGCGCGGCCGATCTCGGCTTCGATCCGGCGGAGCTCCTGCTCATGCCGCATATCTGCGAACTGGCCGCGCGCGATCACGTGGGCGCGGTCGACGAGTTCGCGGCGCGCATCCTTGCGGGCCGCGCCGTCGGCAGCTCGCTCGAATTTCCCGCCACCTTGTGCGGGGATGCCGATGCCTGCCGTTCGTCCGGGCGATGCGCCCAGGGCGATCACCAGCGCTGGTATCGCCTGACCCTGCGCCCGCTCCACGGGGAGCAAGGCTCGATCCGCGGCGCGATCGGGCTGATGCGTTCGGTCCAGCACCTCAGGACGCTCGAAAGCGAGCTCCACGCGCGCGCCACCACCGATCCCCTGACCGGCCTTGCCAATCGCCACGCCTTCGCCTCCAGGCTCGAGCTTTTCCTGCGGCGGCAGGCGGAGCATTCCCGTGACAAGCCCGCCTCGCGCGGGGGGCAGGCAATGCTGGCGGTCTTCGCGATCGACCGGATGCGCGCGATCTTCATGCAGTACGGGCAGGACACGCTCGACGAATTCCTGTGGGGCTTCGCCAAGTTCCTCGAAACCATGGTCCGCCCGGGCGACGTGCTCGGCCAGCTCGATGCCGAAAGGTTCGGGGTGATCATGCCGGGCACGGACCCGCGCGAAGCCCGGCACTGGGCCGAGGACGTGCTCAACACCTTCGGCGCGCTCGCCCTTCCGTCCTCCGCGCGGATGCCGCACGTCGCCGCCAGCGCCGGCCTCGCCGCGGTCGAGCATTCGGTCGATCGCACCCTGCGCCAGGCCGAGCTCGGTCTCGTCATCGCGCGGGCCGCGGGCGGGATGCAGGTCGGCCGCGCGCTCGATCACCGGCGCGCGACGATCCGCGCGCGCGAACCGGTCGATCTCGCCATGTCTGGCGCCTTGGGAATGGCCGCGAACGGGCGCTAG
- a CDS encoding nitronate monooxygenase family protein, giving the protein MTSHSKTRALMRRGTAFLGCETAIMCGAMSWVSERNLVSAISNAGGFGVIACGAMTPDLLDAEIAATKALTDRPFGVNLITMHPDLFDLIAVCGKHGVGHVVLAGGIPPKGSVEAIKGGANPAKVICFAPTLALAKKLLRSGADALVIEGMEAGGHIGPVSTSVLAQEMLPELSEDHVVFVAGGIGRGQAIAGYLEMGAAGVQLGTRFACATESIAHPDFKKAFFRASARDAVASVQVDARLPVIPVRALKNRGTEEFTAKQREIAGTLDRGEIAMAEAQLQVEHYWAGALRRAVVDGDVENGSLMAGQSVGMVKSEEPVADIIAQLMDECEEALTRRRA; this is encoded by the coding sequence ATGACAAGCCATTCCAAGACCCGCGCGCTGATGCGGCGCGGCACCGCCTTTCTCGGCTGCGAGACCGCGATCATGTGCGGCGCGATGAGCTGGGTGTCCGAGCGCAATCTCGTTTCGGCCATTTCCAATGCAGGCGGCTTCGGCGTGATCGCCTGCGGGGCGATGACGCCCGACCTGCTCGATGCGGAGATCGCCGCGACGAAGGCGCTGACGGACCGGCCCTTCGGCGTGAACCTCATCACCATGCACCCGGACCTGTTTGACCTCATCGCGGTGTGCGGGAAGCACGGCGTCGGCCATGTCGTCCTTGCCGGGGGCATCCCGCCCAAGGGCAGCGTCGAGGCGATCAAGGGCGGCGCGAACCCGGCGAAGGTGATCTGCTTCGCGCCGACCCTGGCGCTGGCGAAGAAGCTGCTGCGTTCCGGCGCGGACGCGCTGGTGATCGAGGGGATGGAAGCGGGCGGGCATATCGGCCCGGTTTCCACCAGCGTGCTGGCGCAGGAAATGCTTCCCGAACTTTCCGAAGATCACGTCGTCTTCGTCGCCGGGGGCATCGGGCGCGGCCAGGCGATCGCGGGATATCTGGAAATGGGCGCGGCGGGCGTGCAGCTGGGCACGCGGTTCGCCTGCGCGACCGAGAGCATTGCCCATCCAGACTTCAAGAAGGCGTTCTTTCGCGCCTCGGCCCGCGATGCGGTGGCGAGCGTGCAGGTCGATGCCCGCCTTCCCGTCATCCCGGTGCGCGCGCTCAAGAACCGGGGCACCGAGGAATTCACCGCGAAGCAGCGCGAGATCGCGGGCACGCTCGACCGGGGCGAGATCGCCATGGCCGAGGCGCAATTGCAGGTCGAGCATTACTGGGCGGGCGCGCTGCGCCGCGCGGTGGTGGACGGCGATGTCGAAAACGGCTCGCTGATGGCCGGCCAGTCGGTCGGCATGGTCAAGAGCGAGGAGCCGGTCGCCGACATCATCGCCCAGCTGATGGACGAATGCGAAGAGGCGCTCACTCGGCGCAGGGCATGA
- the purT gene encoding formate-dependent phosphoribosylglycinamide formyltransferase → MAHIATILLLGSGELGREFTISAKRLGARVIACDAYAGAPAMQVADACEVFSMLDGDSLRAAALRHRPDLIVPEIEAIRTEVLAELEAEGFTVVPSARAAQLTMNRDAIRELAANELGLVTSRYRYASTIDEVEAAAAHTGFPCVIKPVMSSSGKGQSRVEDASGLQEAWDYACANMRGDRARVIVEEFVAFDYEITLLTVRHRGGIAFCPPIGHRQERGDYRESWQPAAMGADALAAARSMAERIVMALEGQGRGWGLYGVEFFVRGEEVIFSELSPRPHDTGMVTLVSQRLSQFDLHARAILGLPVHGEEAASPSASAVILADRHSSAFSYDGLAQALAIDPAIDVRIFGKPATRPFRRMGVALARGADTDKARDLAMKAAAMVRIRYS, encoded by the coding sequence ATGGCACATATCGCGACGATTCTGCTGCTCGGCTCGGGCGAACTGGGCCGCGAATTCACCATCTCCGCCAAGCGGCTCGGCGCCCGGGTGATCGCCTGCGACGCCTATGCCGGCGCGCCCGCGATGCAGGTCGCCGATGCCTGCGAGGTTTTCTCCATGCTCGACGGCGACAGCCTGCGCGCGGCGGCCCTCAGGCACCGGCCGGACCTGATCGTGCCGGAGATCGAGGCGATCCGGACCGAGGTTCTTGCCGAACTCGAAGCGGAGGGCTTCACCGTCGTCCCCTCCGCCCGCGCGGCGCAGCTGACCATGAACCGCGATGCGATCCGCGAGCTTGCCGCGAACGAGCTCGGCCTCGTGACCTCGCGCTATCGCTACGCCTCGACGATCGACGAGGTCGAGGCCGCCGCCGCCCACACCGGCTTTCCCTGCGTGATCAAGCCGGTCATGTCCTCCTCCGGCAAGGGCCAGAGCAGGGTCGAGGACGCATCGGGCCTGCAGGAGGCCTGGGACTATGCCTGCGCCAACATGCGCGGTGACCGGGCGCGGGTGATCGTCGAGGAATTCGTCGCCTTCGATTACGAGATCACCCTGCTCACCGTGCGCCATCGCGGCGGGATCGCCTTCTGCCCCCCTATCGGCCACCGGCAGGAGCGCGGGGACTACCGCGAAAGCTGGCAACCTGCCGCGATGGGCGCGGACGCGCTCGCCGCGGCGCGATCGATGGCGGAGCGGATCGTCATGGCGCTCGAAGGGCAGGGGCGCGGCTGGGGTCTTTACGGGGTCGAGTTCTTCGTGCGGGGCGAGGAGGTGATCTTCTCCGAGCTATCACCGCGCCCGCATGACACCGGAATGGTGACCCTCGTCTCGCAGCGGCTTTCGCAATTCGACCTGCACGCACGGGCGATCCTCGGCCTGCCGGTTCATGGGGAGGAGGCGGCCTCGCCTTCGGCTTCGGCCGTGATCCTCGCCGACCGGCACAGCAGCGCATTCAGCTATGACGGGCTCGCACAGGCGCTGGCGATCGATCCGGCGATCGACGTGCGGATCTTCGGCAAGCCGGCGACCCGTCCCTTCCGCCGCATGGGGGTGGCGCTTGCGCGGGGCGCGGACACGGACAAGGCGCGCGACCTCGCGATGAAGGCCGCGGCCATGGTGCGGATCCGCTATTCCTGA